From Cygnus atratus isolate AKBS03 ecotype Queensland, Australia chromosome 1, CAtr_DNAZoo_HiC_assembly, whole genome shotgun sequence, the proteins below share one genomic window:
- the NYX gene encoding nyctalopin isoform X2 produces MFAIILNVILWVPRAHAVWACVRSCPASCVCTQERSCSVLCDRAGLGQIPSEFPCEASSINLDKNSIKFLAERAFGTLPSLKSLSLNHNNISFITPGAFKGLPSLTELKMAHNEYIRYLHTRTFTALRRLVKLDLADCNLFNIPDRIFIELPALQELLCFQNNFRRIPGAIRGMENLTHVYLERNRIEAVAYNSLQGLIKLKYLNLQDNRINVIHERAFQGCRKMEYLYLNDNLISELPENSFDGLRFLKMLNLGGNFLRNVSNTWFRDLVELEVLYLDRNRINYIEEGAFENLTSLVSLHLNGNNLTTLPFSVFQPVYFLGRLYLFRNPWECDCRIEWLKEWMESYGLVRDIPCASPSSVAGIDLMDVLYDRSPEGYCLDPVELNVTSDSTTPSGEPFSTTESKFNSLISKLLLQMGLPEDVSNTTEVFSNATQLDGLADGVSSGAGEDGCKAAAFSFQLPALLTVVVLQSK; encoded by the exons ATGTTTGCCATCATTTTAAATG TGATCCTCTGGGTGCCCCGTGCCCATGCGGTGTGGGCCTGCGTGCGGTCCTGCCCGGCCAGCTGTGTGTGCACCCAGGAGCGGAGCTGCTCCGTCCTCTGTGACCGTGCTGGCCTGGGGCAGATCCCCAGCGAGTTCCCTTGCGAAGCCTCCTCGATCAACCTGGATAAAAACAGCATCAAGTTCCTCGCCGAGAGGGCCTTTGGGACTTTGCCTTCCCTCAAGTCCCTGTCCCTCAACCACAACAACATCTCCTTCATCACCCCGGGAGCTTTCAAGGGGCTGCCCAGCCTGACCGAGCTGAAGATGGCCCACAACGAGTACATCCGCTACCTCCACACGCGGACTTTCACCGCCCTCAGGCGGCTGGTCAAGCTGGACCTGGCGGATTGCAACCTGTTCAACATCCCGGACAGGATCTTCATcgagctgcctgccctgcaggagcTCCTCTGCTTCCAGAACAACTTCCGAAGGATCCCAGGTGCCATCAGGGGCATGGAGAATCTGACCCACGTCTACCTGGAGAGAAACAGGATCGAAGCGGTAGCCTacaactccctgcagggcctgatcAAGCTGAAATACCTGAATCTGCAGGACAACAGGATAAATGTCATCCACGAGCGAGCTTTTCAGGGCTGCAGGAAGATGGAGTACCTGTACCTGAATGACAACTTGATCAGTGAGCTTCCAGAAAACTCCTTTGACGGCCTGAGGTTCCTGAAAATGCTCAACCTGGGGGGGAATTTCCTCAGGAACGTTTCCAACACCTGGTTCCGGGACCTGGTGGAGCTGGAGGTCCTGTACCTGGACCGCAACAGGATCAACTACATTGAGGAGGGGGCTTTCGAGAACCTCACCAGCCTGGTCTCCTTGCACTTGAACGGCAACAACCTGACGACCCTGcccttttctgtcttccagccGGTGTACTTCCTGGGGCGGCTGTACCTCTTCCGCAACCCCTGGGAGTGCGACTGCCGCATCGAGTGGCTGAAGGAGTGGATGGAGAGCTACGGGCTCGTCAGGGATATCCCCTGTGCCTCCCCGTCCTCGGTAGCTGGGATTGACCTGATGGACGTGCTCTATGACAGATCACCAGAAGGTTACTGTCTCGACCCGGTGGAGCTAAACGTCACGTCTGACAGCACGACCCCAAGCGGAGAGCCTTTCTCTACCACGGAGAGCAAGTTCAACAGCCTTATCTCTAAACTCTTGCTCCAGATGGGCCTTCCTGAAGACGTGTCAAACACCACCGAGGTCTTCAGTAACGCCACGCAGCTGGATGGACTGGCTGATGGGGTTTCTTCTGGGGCAGGGGAAGATGGCTGCAAAGCCGCCGCCTTCTCTTTTCAGCTCCCAGCACTTCTTACAGTGGTTGTTTTGCAGAGCAAGTAG
- the NYX gene encoding nyctalopin isoform X1 produces MTEAETCLSSSCVLLDPSSLPARPEMPLVNNQVILWVPRAHAVWACVRSCPASCVCTQERSCSVLCDRAGLGQIPSEFPCEASSINLDKNSIKFLAERAFGTLPSLKSLSLNHNNISFITPGAFKGLPSLTELKMAHNEYIRYLHTRTFTALRRLVKLDLADCNLFNIPDRIFIELPALQELLCFQNNFRRIPGAIRGMENLTHVYLERNRIEAVAYNSLQGLIKLKYLNLQDNRINVIHERAFQGCRKMEYLYLNDNLISELPENSFDGLRFLKMLNLGGNFLRNVSNTWFRDLVELEVLYLDRNRINYIEEGAFENLTSLVSLHLNGNNLTTLPFSVFQPVYFLGRLYLFRNPWECDCRIEWLKEWMESYGLVRDIPCASPSSVAGIDLMDVLYDRSPEGYCLDPVELNVTSDSTTPSGEPFSTTESKFNSLISKLLLQMGLPEDVSNTTEVFSNATQLDGLADGVSSGAGEDGCKAAAFSFQLPALLTVVVLQSK; encoded by the exons ATGACAGAGGCTGAAACCTGCCTCAGCTCTTCCTGCGTGCTTTTAGATCCCTCAAGTTTGCCTGCCAGACCTGAAATGCCACTAGTGAATAATCAAG TGATCCTCTGGGTGCCCCGTGCCCATGCGGTGTGGGCCTGCGTGCGGTCCTGCCCGGCCAGCTGTGTGTGCACCCAGGAGCGGAGCTGCTCCGTCCTCTGTGACCGTGCTGGCCTGGGGCAGATCCCCAGCGAGTTCCCTTGCGAAGCCTCCTCGATCAACCTGGATAAAAACAGCATCAAGTTCCTCGCCGAGAGGGCCTTTGGGACTTTGCCTTCCCTCAAGTCCCTGTCCCTCAACCACAACAACATCTCCTTCATCACCCCGGGAGCTTTCAAGGGGCTGCCCAGCCTGACCGAGCTGAAGATGGCCCACAACGAGTACATCCGCTACCTCCACACGCGGACTTTCACCGCCCTCAGGCGGCTGGTCAAGCTGGACCTGGCGGATTGCAACCTGTTCAACATCCCGGACAGGATCTTCATcgagctgcctgccctgcaggagcTCCTCTGCTTCCAGAACAACTTCCGAAGGATCCCAGGTGCCATCAGGGGCATGGAGAATCTGACCCACGTCTACCTGGAGAGAAACAGGATCGAAGCGGTAGCCTacaactccctgcagggcctgatcAAGCTGAAATACCTGAATCTGCAGGACAACAGGATAAATGTCATCCACGAGCGAGCTTTTCAGGGCTGCAGGAAGATGGAGTACCTGTACCTGAATGACAACTTGATCAGTGAGCTTCCAGAAAACTCCTTTGACGGCCTGAGGTTCCTGAAAATGCTCAACCTGGGGGGGAATTTCCTCAGGAACGTTTCCAACACCTGGTTCCGGGACCTGGTGGAGCTGGAGGTCCTGTACCTGGACCGCAACAGGATCAACTACATTGAGGAGGGGGCTTTCGAGAACCTCACCAGCCTGGTCTCCTTGCACTTGAACGGCAACAACCTGACGACCCTGcccttttctgtcttccagccGGTGTACTTCCTGGGGCGGCTGTACCTCTTCCGCAACCCCTGGGAGTGCGACTGCCGCATCGAGTGGCTGAAGGAGTGGATGGAGAGCTACGGGCTCGTCAGGGATATCCCCTGTGCCTCCCCGTCCTCGGTAGCTGGGATTGACCTGATGGACGTGCTCTATGACAGATCACCAGAAGGTTACTGTCTCGACCCGGTGGAGCTAAACGTCACGTCTGACAGCACGACCCCAAGCGGAGAGCCTTTCTCTACCACGGAGAGCAAGTTCAACAGCCTTATCTCTAAACTCTTGCTCCAGATGGGCCTTCCTGAAGACGTGTCAAACACCACCGAGGTCTTCAGTAACGCCACGCAGCTGGATGGACTGGCTGATGGGGTTTCTTCTGGGGCAGGGGAAGATGGCTGCAAAGCCGCCGCCTTCTCTTTTCAGCTCCCAGCACTTCTTACAGTGGTTGTTTTGCAGAGCAAGTAG